Proteins encoded in a region of the Pangasianodon hypophthalmus isolate fPanHyp1 chromosome 21, fPanHyp1.pri, whole genome shotgun sequence genome:
- the LOC117599972 gene encoding polymeric immunoglobulin receptor-like isoform X4, giving the protein MSYFLSFILFISSVDSFSSASRQLSLKTGASVTIPCHYDRKYIQHKKYWCYGIIFNFCKIQAYANDTKGKVTVTDYPAESLFTVTMNELQTGNTGWYWCAVEISGPDVKEYLYITVKSDPDLSVMESRVSGEEGGSVTVQCLYSSAYQNTQKQWCRFKDECGNSVGRTDTSQNSAVHISDDGRRSFSVQMSGLKKSDAGWYWCSAGDLQFPVHISVHDPPPVVTTAVTTTTHHVTPYIGGETLIHWYLVALILLLVILVIIICCKKCKNQIRTRERSNDTTVHTPTFPAEDSIIYSTVAVSKPNKASGVLYCTQRKDVMLVGLSI; this is encoded by the exons ATGAGCTACTTTTTGAGTTTTATTCTCTTCATTTCCA GTGTTGACAGTTTTTCGTCAGCATCCAGACAGTTAAGTCTTAAAACTGGAGCATCTGTCACCATCCCATGTCATTATGATAGGAAATATATACAACATAAAAAATACTGGTGCTATGGAATAATATTCAATTTCTGCAAAATTCAGGCGTATGCCAATGACACAAAGGGGAAAGTGACAGTGACTGATTACCCAGCTGAGAGTCTCTTTACTGTGACAATGAATGAGCTCCAGACAGGAAATACTGGATGGTACTGGTGTGCTGTAGAGATAAGTGGACCAGACGTTAAAGAATACCTTTATATCACAGTGAAATCAG ATCCTGATCTGTCTGTGATGGAGAGCAGAGTGAGTGGTGAGGAAGGAGGCAGTGTCACAGTCCAGTGTCTTTACAGCTCTGCATATCAGAATACACAGAAGCAGTGGTGCAGATTCAAAGATGAATGCGGCAATTCAGTGGGGAGGACTGATACttcccagaattcagcagtgcacATCAGTGATGATGGGAGAAGATCCTTCAGTGTGCAGATGAGTGGACTGAAGAAGAGTGATGCTGGCTGGTACTGGTGCAGTGCAGGAGATCTGCAGTTTCCTGTTCACATCAGTGTCCATGATCCACCTCCAG ttGTGACTACAGCAGTGACTACAACCACTCACCATGTGACTCCTTACAT TGGGGGTGAGACCCTGATCCACTGGTACCTGGTGGCCCTTATTTTACTACTGGTGATACTGGTCATCATCATCTGCTGTAAGAAATGCA AGAATCAAATCAGGACCAGAGAGAGGAGCAATGACACCACTGTTCACACA CCCACTTTTCCAGCTGAAGACTCCattatatacagcactgtggCTGTTTCTAAGCCAAAC AAAGCCAGTGGAGTTCTGTATTGCACACAACGGAAGGATGTGATGTTGGTAGGATTGAGCATTTAA
- the LOC117599972 gene encoding polymeric immunoglobulin receptor-like isoform X3, whose protein sequence is MSYFLSFILFISSVDSFSSASRQLSLKTGASVTIPCHYDRKYIQHKKYWCYGIIFNFCKIQAYANDTKGKVTVTDYPAESLFTVTMNELQTGNTGWYWCAVEISGPDVKEYLYITVKSDPDLSVMESRVSGEEGGSVTVQCLYSSAYQNTQKQWCRFKDECGNSVGRTDTSQNSAVHISDDGRRSFSVQMSGLKKSDAGWYWCSAGDLQFPVHISVHDPPPVVTTAVTTTTHHVTPYIGGETLIHWYLVALILLLVILVIIICCKKCKNQIRTRERSNDTTVHTQPTFPAEDSIIYSTVAVSKPNKASGVLYCTQRKDVMLVGLSI, encoded by the exons ATGAGCTACTTTTTGAGTTTTATTCTCTTCATTTCCA GTGTTGACAGTTTTTCGTCAGCATCCAGACAGTTAAGTCTTAAAACTGGAGCATCTGTCACCATCCCATGTCATTATGATAGGAAATATATACAACATAAAAAATACTGGTGCTATGGAATAATATTCAATTTCTGCAAAATTCAGGCGTATGCCAATGACACAAAGGGGAAAGTGACAGTGACTGATTACCCAGCTGAGAGTCTCTTTACTGTGACAATGAATGAGCTCCAGACAGGAAATACTGGATGGTACTGGTGTGCTGTAGAGATAAGTGGACCAGACGTTAAAGAATACCTTTATATCACAGTGAAATCAG ATCCTGATCTGTCTGTGATGGAGAGCAGAGTGAGTGGTGAGGAAGGAGGCAGTGTCACAGTCCAGTGTCTTTACAGCTCTGCATATCAGAATACACAGAAGCAGTGGTGCAGATTCAAAGATGAATGCGGCAATTCAGTGGGGAGGACTGATACttcccagaattcagcagtgcacATCAGTGATGATGGGAGAAGATCCTTCAGTGTGCAGATGAGTGGACTGAAGAAGAGTGATGCTGGCTGGTACTGGTGCAGTGCAGGAGATCTGCAGTTTCCTGTTCACATCAGTGTCCATGATCCACCTCCAG ttGTGACTACAGCAGTGACTACAACCACTCACCATGTGACTCCTTACAT TGGGGGTGAGACCCTGATCCACTGGTACCTGGTGGCCCTTATTTTACTACTGGTGATACTGGTCATCATCATCTGCTGTAAGAAATGCA AGAATCAAATCAGGACCAGAGAGAGGAGCAATGACACCACTGTTCACACA cagCCCACTTTTCCAGCTGAAGACTCCattatatacagcactgtggCTGTTTCTAAGCCAAAC AAAGCCAGTGGAGTTCTGTATTGCACACAACGGAAGGATGTGATGTTGGTAGGATTGAGCATTTAA
- the LOC117599972 gene encoding polymeric immunoglobulin receptor-like isoform X2 has translation MSYFLSFILFISSVDSFSSASRQLSLKTGASVTIPCHYDRKYIQHKKYWCYGIIFNFCKIQAYANDTKGKVTVTDYPAESLFTVTMNELQTGNTGWYWCAVEISGPDVKEYLYITVKSDPDLSVMESRVSGEEGGSVTVQCLYSSAYQNTQKQWCRFKDECGNSVGRTDTSQNSAVHISDDGRRSFSVQMSGLKKSDAGWYWCSAGDLQFPVHISVHDPPPVVTTAVTTTTHHVTPYIGGETLIHWYLVALILLLVILVIIICCKKCKNQIRTRERSNDTTVHTPTFPAEDSIIYSTVAVSKPNSSASKDNEQDVTYSIVNIASKNKSMSPNNVDVENIYSNVVCQ, from the exons ATGAGCTACTTTTTGAGTTTTATTCTCTTCATTTCCA GTGTTGACAGTTTTTCGTCAGCATCCAGACAGTTAAGTCTTAAAACTGGAGCATCTGTCACCATCCCATGTCATTATGATAGGAAATATATACAACATAAAAAATACTGGTGCTATGGAATAATATTCAATTTCTGCAAAATTCAGGCGTATGCCAATGACACAAAGGGGAAAGTGACAGTGACTGATTACCCAGCTGAGAGTCTCTTTACTGTGACAATGAATGAGCTCCAGACAGGAAATACTGGATGGTACTGGTGTGCTGTAGAGATAAGTGGACCAGACGTTAAAGAATACCTTTATATCACAGTGAAATCAG ATCCTGATCTGTCTGTGATGGAGAGCAGAGTGAGTGGTGAGGAAGGAGGCAGTGTCACAGTCCAGTGTCTTTACAGCTCTGCATATCAGAATACACAGAAGCAGTGGTGCAGATTCAAAGATGAATGCGGCAATTCAGTGGGGAGGACTGATACttcccagaattcagcagtgcacATCAGTGATGATGGGAGAAGATCCTTCAGTGTGCAGATGAGTGGACTGAAGAAGAGTGATGCTGGCTGGTACTGGTGCAGTGCAGGAGATCTGCAGTTTCCTGTTCACATCAGTGTCCATGATCCACCTCCAG ttGTGACTACAGCAGTGACTACAACCACTCACCATGTGACTCCTTACAT TGGGGGTGAGACCCTGATCCACTGGTACCTGGTGGCCCTTATTTTACTACTGGTGATACTGGTCATCATCATCTGCTGTAAGAAATGCA AGAATCAAATCAGGACCAGAGAGAGGAGCAATGACACCACTGTTCACACA CCCACTTTTCCAGCTGAAGACTCCattatatacagcactgtggCTGTTTCTAAGCCAAAC TCTTCAGCATCAAAAGATAATGAGCAGGACGTGACCTACAGCATTGTAAACATTGCTTCCAAGAATAAATCT ATGTCTCCAAATAATGTTGATGTTGAGAACATCTACAGCAACGTGGTGTGCCAGTAA
- the LOC117599972 gene encoding polymeric immunoglobulin receptor-like isoform X1 → MSYFLSFILFISSVDSFSSASRQLSLKTGASVTIPCHYDRKYIQHKKYWCYGIIFNFCKIQAYANDTKGKVTVTDYPAESLFTVTMNELQTGNTGWYWCAVEISGPDVKEYLYITVKSDPDLSVMESRVSGEEGGSVTVQCLYSSAYQNTQKQWCRFKDECGNSVGRTDTSQNSAVHISDDGRRSFSVQMSGLKKSDAGWYWCSAGDLQFPVHISVHDPPPVVTTAVTTTTHHVTPYIGGETLIHWYLVALILLLVILVIIICCKKCKNQIRTRERSNDTTVHTQPTFPAEDSIIYSTVAVSKPNSSASKDNEQDVTYSIVNIASKNKSMSPNNVDVENIYSNVVCQ, encoded by the exons ATGAGCTACTTTTTGAGTTTTATTCTCTTCATTTCCA GTGTTGACAGTTTTTCGTCAGCATCCAGACAGTTAAGTCTTAAAACTGGAGCATCTGTCACCATCCCATGTCATTATGATAGGAAATATATACAACATAAAAAATACTGGTGCTATGGAATAATATTCAATTTCTGCAAAATTCAGGCGTATGCCAATGACACAAAGGGGAAAGTGACAGTGACTGATTACCCAGCTGAGAGTCTCTTTACTGTGACAATGAATGAGCTCCAGACAGGAAATACTGGATGGTACTGGTGTGCTGTAGAGATAAGTGGACCAGACGTTAAAGAATACCTTTATATCACAGTGAAATCAG ATCCTGATCTGTCTGTGATGGAGAGCAGAGTGAGTGGTGAGGAAGGAGGCAGTGTCACAGTCCAGTGTCTTTACAGCTCTGCATATCAGAATACACAGAAGCAGTGGTGCAGATTCAAAGATGAATGCGGCAATTCAGTGGGGAGGACTGATACttcccagaattcagcagtgcacATCAGTGATGATGGGAGAAGATCCTTCAGTGTGCAGATGAGTGGACTGAAGAAGAGTGATGCTGGCTGGTACTGGTGCAGTGCAGGAGATCTGCAGTTTCCTGTTCACATCAGTGTCCATGATCCACCTCCAG ttGTGACTACAGCAGTGACTACAACCACTCACCATGTGACTCCTTACAT TGGGGGTGAGACCCTGATCCACTGGTACCTGGTGGCCCTTATTTTACTACTGGTGATACTGGTCATCATCATCTGCTGTAAGAAATGCA AGAATCAAATCAGGACCAGAGAGAGGAGCAATGACACCACTGTTCACACA cagCCCACTTTTCCAGCTGAAGACTCCattatatacagcactgtggCTGTTTCTAAGCCAAAC TCTTCAGCATCAAAAGATAATGAGCAGGACGTGACCTACAGCATTGTAAACATTGCTTCCAAGAATAAATCT ATGTCTCCAAATAATGTTGATGTTGAGAACATCTACAGCAACGTGGTGTGCCAGTAA